A DNA window from Candidatus Roseilinea sp. contains the following coding sequences:
- the ycgQ gene encoding permease, with translation MMNPRVEYLLRAIVLAASGLMFYAKISDGTLAFYINQRFAWLSLVAIIIYLALAMTMVYKAGLHRRFDRPLGELTEFDVIPLQAHNRRRLNTHRASWLALGLLVLPALLGFFTPARPLGASAIQSRGMGLTAPDRVGIVTQAQRAATGPKNILDWLREFSRTADLSAFEGKEADVIGFVYKDPRAKQDEFWVSRFAVSCCVADATALGLLVRTPKAEMLQVDSWVRVIGKFTMGEFAGERIPVIVAERVEPTQQPAQPYLYP, from the coding sequence ATGATGAATCCGAGGGTCGAGTATCTTCTCCGGGCGATCGTGCTGGCAGCATCTGGGCTGATGTTCTACGCCAAGATCAGCGATGGCACGCTCGCTTTCTACATCAACCAGCGCTTCGCGTGGTTGTCGCTCGTGGCCATTATCATCTACCTGGCATTGGCGATGACGATGGTCTACAAGGCCGGCCTGCATCGCCGCTTCGATCGGCCGCTGGGCGAACTGACCGAGTTCGATGTGATTCCGCTGCAGGCGCACAACCGGCGCCGGCTAAATACCCATCGCGCGTCGTGGCTGGCGTTGGGGTTGCTCGTCTTGCCGGCTTTGCTCGGCTTCTTCACGCCGGCGCGGCCGCTCGGCGCGAGCGCGATCCAAAGCCGAGGAATGGGTCTGACCGCACCCGACCGCGTCGGGATCGTCACACAGGCGCAACGCGCCGCAACCGGTCCGAAGAACATCCTGGACTGGTTGCGCGAATTCTCGCGCACTGCCGATCTGAGCGCTTTTGAGGGCAAAGAAGCGGATGTGATCGGCTTCGTCTACAAGGATCCGCGCGCCAAGCAAGACGAGTTTTGGGTTTCGCGCTTCGCCGTCAGTTGTTGCGTGGCCGATGCGACGGCACTGGGATTGCTGGTGCGAACCCCCAAGGCTGAGATGCTGCAGGTGGATAGCTGGGTGCGCGTGATCGGCAAGTTTACGATGGGTGAATTTGCCGGCGAGCGCATCCCGGTCATCGTCGCCGAGCGTGTGGAGCCCACACAGCAGCCCGCGCAACCCTATCTTTACCCCTGA
- a CDS encoding esterase: MNLKIPDEVRQSQRAFSFVGGQHSDVGVLCLHGFTGSPAEMRPLGEYLAERGYTVEGPLLPKHGGMPHELKGATWRSWVACARDALNALADRCPHIFIAGLSMGGLIALHLAASECYRTTCNGHPSPLRGIIVMAAPMMLNDPRTRLVRFARYFVPYYYPLKGANFNDPNFRANLHRRLGLNSDELNLDDPRVQKQIVQSVRIPVGAIHELLELNRLVMRELPRVTTPALFIQGRKDHVIAPASAEVIASRVGSKDKRVVWCEKSGHALPLEPDAPEMFETIAAFISEHSAER; this comes from the coding sequence ATGAATTTGAAAATTCCTGACGAAGTACGCCAGTCACAGCGCGCCTTCTCGTTTGTGGGCGGTCAGCATTCCGATGTGGGCGTCTTGTGTCTGCACGGATTCACTGGCTCGCCGGCGGAGATGCGCCCGCTGGGTGAGTACCTGGCCGAACGGGGCTATACGGTTGAAGGACCGTTGTTGCCGAAGCATGGGGGTATGCCGCATGAACTCAAAGGCGCAACCTGGCGGAGTTGGGTGGCCTGCGCACGCGATGCGTTGAACGCGCTCGCGGATCGTTGTCCGCACATCTTCATCGCCGGCCTTTCGATGGGTGGACTCATCGCATTGCACCTCGCAGCCAGCGAGTGCTACCGCACAACCTGTAACGGCCACCCCTCGCCCCTGCGCGGCATCATCGTCATGGCTGCGCCGATGATGCTGAACGACCCGCGCACCCGCCTCGTCCGCTTCGCGCGCTACTTCGTGCCCTATTACTACCCGCTGAAGGGTGCGAATTTCAACGATCCGAACTTCCGGGCCAATCTTCACCGGCGTTTGGGGCTGAACAGCGACGAACTGAACCTCGATGATCCGCGTGTGCAAAAGCAGATCGTCCAGAGCGTGCGCATCCCCGTTGGCGCGATTCATGAGCTGCTCGAACTCAACCGGCTGGTGATGCGCGAATTGCCGCGCGTGACCACGCCGGCGCTCTTTATTCAGGGGCGCAAAGACCACGTCATCGCGCCGGCGAGCGCCGAGGTCATTGCGTCGCGCGTCGGCTCGAAGGACAAGCGTGTGGTGTGGTGCGAAAAGAGCGGGCACGCGCTGCCGCTGGAACCCGATGCGCCGGAGATGTTTGAGACGATCGCTGCGTTCATCTCCGAACACAGCGCCGAGCGATGA